In Caproiciproducens sp. NJN-50, the following are encoded in one genomic region:
- a CDS encoding EFR1 family ferrodoxin (N-terminal region resembles flavodoxins. C-terminal ferrodoxin region binds two 4Fe-4S clusters.), whose product MSYRIHSLYFSATGTTEKIVSEVAGRLSEKSGGPVAGRVDFTLPQAREIPCSFGESDLVVAGVPVYAGRVPNVLLKYIKSVRGNGALAAAVVLYGNRDYDDALIELRDLLAEDGFRVIAGAAFVGEHSFSRILAKGRPDEKDLSEADRFADLIGSRIAEGKLGTVEVKGNTPYRSYYKPKDPQNKSVDIRKVQPKTTDACTHCMTCAKVCPMGSISADDPSVLTGICIKCGACVKKCPAGAKYFDDPGYLRHKTEMEIGLTARREPELF is encoded by the coding sequence ATGAGTTATCGCATTCATTCGCTCTATTTCAGCGCCACGGGAACAACGGAAAAAATCGTGTCGGAGGTTGCAGGACGGCTGTCGGAAAAAAGCGGGGGCCCCGTGGCGGGCCGCGTGGATTTTACCCTTCCGCAGGCTCGGGAAATTCCGTGTTCTTTTGGGGAAAGCGATCTCGTGGTGGCAGGGGTCCCCGTTTACGCTGGCAGGGTCCCGAACGTGCTGCTGAAATACATAAAGTCCGTCCGAGGAAACGGCGCACTGGCCGCGGCGGTCGTCCTCTACGGGAACCGGGACTACGACGACGCGCTGATCGAGCTGCGGGACCTGCTGGCGGAGGATGGGTTCCGGGTGATCGCGGGCGCCGCGTTTGTCGGAGAGCATTCCTTTTCACGCATTCTTGCCAAGGGCCGGCCCGATGAAAAGGACCTGTCGGAAGCGGACCGGTTTGCAGACCTGATTGGCAGCAGGATCGCGGAGGGAAAACTTGGCACGGTTGAAGTGAAGGGGAATACGCCTTATCGAAGCTATTATAAGCCGAAAGACCCGCAGAATAAATCGGTTGATATCAGAAAGGTCCAGCCAAAAACGACGGATGCCTGCACGCACTGCATGACCTGCGCAAAAGTCTGCCCGATGGGGTCCATCAGCGCAGACGACCCCTCCGTTCTGACGGGAATCTGCATTAAATGCGGCGCATGTGTGAAAAAATGCCCGGCCGGTGCAAAATATTTCGACGACCCCGGCTATTTGAGACATAAAACGGAGATGGAAATCGGACTGACCGCACGCAGGGAGCCGGAACTCTTCTGA